A single Rubrivivax gelatinosus IL144 DNA region contains:
- a CDS encoding type IV pilin protein codes for MTLRSRPAARAGFTLIELMIALAILAILAAVALPSYNSYVRRSKIPVGLDALSAFATRMEQRYQDVGSYGSNGNCAFTPSNVNNFTLSCELTNSGQGFTATATGTGTVSDFTFTINASGARTTTYKSTTLTCWSTKGTVCDT; via the coding sequence ATGACGCTCCGTTCACGCCCCGCCGCGCGCGCCGGTTTCACGCTGATCGAACTGATGATCGCGCTGGCCATCCTGGCCATCCTGGCTGCCGTCGCGCTGCCCTCCTACAACAGCTACGTGCGCCGCTCGAAGATCCCGGTCGGCCTGGATGCGCTGTCGGCCTTCGCCACGCGCATGGAGCAGCGCTACCAGGACGTGGGCAGCTACGGCAGCAACGGCAACTGCGCGTTCACGCCGAGCAACGTCAACAACTTCACGCTGAGCTGCGAACTCACCAACAGCGGCCAGGGTTTCACCGCCACGGCCACGGGCACCGGCACGGTCTCCGACTTCACCTTCACGATCAACGCCAGCGGCGCGCGCACGACGACCTACAAGAGCACCACGCTGACCTGCTGGAGCACCAAGGGCACGGTATGCGACACCTGA
- a CDS encoding GspH/FimT family pseudopilin gives MRHLKRRGLTLIELMVALAIGAMLMLAAAPHFAEFVSNSRLREAGNVLYTQALYAQSEALKRNGTVRLGIDGSTVTVTDVGGNTTLRTVTLSGSVAASEAKTISFNGRGMIAADASIDLGLPDQTCSADLRCPGLRVEGGGAIRLCGDNTGTC, from the coding sequence ATGCGACACCTGAAGCGCCGCGGCCTGACGCTGATCGAACTGATGGTGGCACTGGCCATCGGCGCGATGCTGATGCTCGCAGCCGCGCCGCACTTCGCCGAGTTCGTCTCCAACTCGCGCCTGCGCGAGGCCGGCAACGTGCTCTACACGCAGGCCCTGTACGCGCAGAGCGAGGCGCTCAAGCGCAACGGTACGGTGCGCCTGGGCATCGACGGTTCGACGGTGACCGTGACCGACGTCGGCGGCAACACGACGCTGCGCACCGTCACGCTGTCCGGCAGCGTCGCCGCCTCCGAGGCCAAGACGATCAGCTTCAACGGCCGCGGCATGATCGCCGCCGACGCGTCGATCGACCTCGGGCTGCCCGACCAGACCTGCTCGGCCGACCTGCGCTGCCCCGGCCTGCGCGTCGAAGGCGGCGGCGCGATCCGGCTGTGCGGCGACAACACCGGGACCTGCTGA
- the pilV gene encoding type IV pilus modification protein PilV produces MRTPQLRRQAGFGLIDALIALAILSIGLLGLTRLQARSLSYGTEADQRVKAVQFGSELLSTAMVDSGNPGCYLLPTAGTCASDAAKTYAEGLKTRVAGTLPDGAVTVTYDATKHQMKIVITWTGKGSRESGASDTTRRMEASTYV; encoded by the coding sequence ATGCGCACGCCACAGCTTCGCCGCCAGGCGGGATTCGGCCTGATCGACGCGCTGATCGCCCTGGCCATCCTGTCGATCGGCCTGCTCGGCCTGACGCGGCTGCAGGCCCGCTCGCTGAGCTACGGCACCGAGGCCGACCAGCGCGTCAAGGCCGTGCAGTTCGGCAGCGAACTGCTGAGCACCGCGATGGTCGACTCGGGCAATCCAGGGTGCTACCTGCTGCCGACCGCCGGCACCTGCGCGAGCGATGCCGCCAAGACCTATGCCGAGGGGCTGAAGACGCGTGTCGCCGGCACCCTGCCCGACGGCGCGGTGACGGTGACCTACGACGCCACCAAGCACCAGATGAAGATCGTCATCACCTGGACCGGCAAGGGCAGCCGCGAGAGCGGGGCCAGCGACACCACGCGCCGCATGGAGGCCAGCACCTATGTCTGA
- a CDS encoding PilW family protein — protein sequence MSEARRRGLRSQRGLSIIEVMVGMVIALIISLAAAGSARTFTASQRQGIGSGGVAINLTTAMATLKDDASSAGLGFFGTRDSNNVSQFACHKMHLSYRATKLFDGTAFSPMLITHGTHNDQVDLVFASSIDGGADVLLSGTAGATSAQTQSLLTAAVDQLVMLIPGSAGSSSEPCLVRGVTSVTAATNDSPLTFAFANTNDYNKAAFTNTPAFTETNKDRIVVLGTLNWRRYRLDGTTLLYEQPITGTSSTLLRNVMSFRAQYGVATNATSNDLSWVDATNTWAAVSGTLVDRIRAVRFGVVVRNAQPERPRAGGSCEASASKPTDPFDPDTEVEPDVANWQCYHYRSETVVVPLRNFVW from the coding sequence ATGTCTGAGGCGCGCCGCCGCGGGCTGCGTTCGCAGCGCGGCCTGTCGATCATCGAGGTCATGGTCGGCATGGTGATCGCGCTGATCATCAGCCTCGCCGCAGCCGGCAGCGCCCGCACCTTCACGGCCTCGCAACGCCAGGGCATCGGCTCCGGCGGCGTCGCCATCAACCTGACGACGGCGATGGCCACGCTCAAGGACGACGCGTCCTCGGCGGGCCTGGGATTCTTCGGCACGCGCGACTCGAACAACGTCTCGCAGTTCGCCTGTCACAAGATGCACCTGTCGTACAGGGCGACCAAGCTCTTCGACGGCACGGCCTTCTCGCCGATGTTGATCACGCACGGCACGCACAACGACCAGGTCGACCTCGTCTTCGCGAGCAGCATCGACGGCGGCGCCGACGTGTTGCTGTCGGGCACCGCCGGCGCCACCAGCGCGCAGACCCAGTCGCTGCTGACGGCAGCGGTCGATCAGCTGGTGATGCTGATCCCCGGCTCGGCCGGCTCGAGCAGCGAACCCTGCCTGGTGCGCGGCGTCACCTCCGTCACCGCGGCCACAAACGACTCGCCGCTGACCTTCGCCTTCGCCAACACCAACGACTACAACAAGGCGGCGTTCACGAACACGCCCGCGTTCACCGAGACCAACAAGGACCGCATCGTCGTCCTGGGCACGCTGAACTGGCGCCGCTACCGGCTCGACGGCACGACGCTGCTGTACGAGCAGCCCATCACCGGCACCTCGTCGACGCTGCTGCGCAACGTGATGTCCTTCCGCGCCCAGTACGGCGTCGCGACCAACGCCACCAGCAACGACCTGAGCTGGGTCGACGCGACGAACACCTGGGCCGCCGTCTCGGGCACCCTCGTCGACCGCATCCGCGCGGTGCGTTTCGGCGTCGTGGTGCGCAACGCCCAGCCCGAGCGGCCGCGCGCCGGCGGCTCGTGCGAAGCCAGCGCCAGCAAGCCCACGGACCCGTTCGACCCCGATACCGAGGTCGAACCCGACGTCGCCAACTGGCAGTGCTACCACTACCGCAGCGAGACCGTCGTCGTCCCGCTGCGCAACTTCGTCTGGTAA
- a CDS encoding pilus assembly PilX family protein produces MKRALRRLKRRAERGVTMVVVLILLTVMLLGGLVLARMTEASTIAGGNVAFHESALQASEIGLNTAFTAVRNLSNEQMAANNWYSPVEVAKDSKGVPNVTWSNAPSIAVGANTVRYVVERACTVADVDYPLRECLVKQIPQPKSRVAGSEELEPPNSKQFRITVRVEGPKGTVVTVQSLVTK; encoded by the coding sequence ATGAAGCGTGCCCTGCGCCGCCTGAAGCGCCGCGCCGAGCGTGGCGTGACGATGGTCGTCGTGCTGATCCTGCTGACCGTGATGCTGCTGGGCGGCCTGGTGCTGGCGCGCATGACCGAGGCCAGCACGATCGCCGGCGGCAACGTCGCCTTCCACGAGTCGGCGCTGCAGGCCAGCGAGATCGGTCTGAACACCGCGTTCACGGCCGTCAGGAACCTGAGCAACGAGCAGATGGCCGCCAACAACTGGTACTCGCCGGTCGAAGTGGCCAAGGACAGCAAGGGCGTGCCGAACGTCACCTGGAGCAACGCGCCTTCGATCGCCGTCGGCGCCAACACGGTGCGCTACGTCGTCGAGCGCGCCTGCACCGTCGCCGACGTGGACTACCCGCTGCGCGAATGCCTGGTCAAGCAGATTCCCCAGCCCAAGAGCCGGGTCGCCGGGTCCGAAGAGCTCGAGCCGCCCAACTCCAAGCAGTTCCGCATCACGGTGCGCGTCGAGGGCCCGAAGGGCACCGTCGTCACCGTGCAGTCTCTCGTGACCAAATGA
- a CDS encoding pilus assembly protein: MKSVLQFSTSAAALAVLLAAATASATDIAELPLKASVLAKPNVIWGLDDSGSMDFEVMLKTNDGAFWWDTTNSTGYSAGQPIFYDAGTSSTQYRKLAYLFPNGSGDGERELTDSTNDHFAIMPSDDFAWLRSSAYNPLYYNPGVTYKPWSPAYIGSAVQEFGNATASSAKSHPLYASSMDLTTNVTIPSSFDSTQLNRTFIALKGMKIPSGARYCNYNSGSVCSSPNSASSTFTVTSSTPQRVWMSYYPATYYTKLSSATCPTGATCVDAPDGAKLQRHEIKAANYSTTAEYNAAIQNFANWFQYYRKRKLMLSAASGQVLESLTGLRMGVVNFNNQASVTMYDIDSTSASTNGRRLAGIFYANPSSGGTPTRETLKYIGGQFTGNSSVIQYACQRNNVFVVTDGFAYANSVSPPSYDQSTYGTGAPYETIYSNTLADLALAYYTINLNSTFATGKVPATTTDTNTNLHLNTYAMTLGAKGTIFVDENTAVPTTTSAWPNPSSDRSPTAVDDLWHATINGRGKMYTASTPTETAERIQLAMNDMLSAVGAQSGVAVSTVNLLRGDGYAYMATYNPAGWSGDLTANTIDATTAVIATAPSWSADTQLRARNLTDNPRQIATDSGSGGVAFTAANVGDTVNPSAVYGTSADLFAYLRGARTLEGTTYRRRTSLMGAVINAEPVISRSDNVVYLASGEGMLHAFDIAKTTANDGTVSFDGDELWAFVPNAVLPDIGQTAKRAYTFKTQLDGTPVIGKTGTSSKLLVAGMGAAGRNYYALDVSDPRSNTEANAASWVKWQFPGASTSSYTSKVGQTLGKPVIAKVGENYRVIVTSGYNATVDNRGRLFVLDKDTGAVVNEYVTSDSSPASDTGLAHVSGYLEDDGTVRYVYGGDLLGNLWRFDLTLEPTNANAVVKVAVLKDTSGNLQPVTAAPELVGIDSRRVVLIGTGRLLAVSDFGSSRVQTFYAIADGSTLGLTGSTGARASLVKRVYTRNTSTGNGAITDKDGDASDNERFDAIDWTTQRGWYMDLPAGEQANTSPSVAYGAIAFTTNVAGRTDCTASSWLYILDFKTGSVYENSSFVSTQISPVANASGVNAVVTTDGKVRGLVQTTNGDPTTKDLALKPTIPSAKNSWREVRSE; encoded by the coding sequence ATGAAGTCCGTCCTGCAGTTCTCCACGTCCGCCGCCGCGCTGGCCGTGCTGCTGGCCGCGGCCACCGCGTCGGCCACCGACATCGCCGAGCTGCCGCTGAAGGCCTCGGTGCTGGCCAAGCCGAACGTCATCTGGGGCCTCGACGACTCGGGGTCGATGGACTTCGAGGTCATGCTCAAGACCAACGACGGCGCGTTCTGGTGGGACACCACCAACAGCACCGGCTACAGCGCGGGCCAGCCGATCTTCTACGACGCCGGCACGTCCAGCACCCAGTACCGCAAGCTCGCCTACCTGTTTCCCAACGGCTCGGGCGACGGCGAGCGCGAGCTGACCGACAGCACCAACGACCATTTCGCGATCATGCCGAGCGACGACTTCGCCTGGCTGCGATCGTCCGCGTACAACCCGCTGTACTACAACCCCGGCGTCACCTACAAACCCTGGTCGCCGGCCTACATCGGCAGCGCGGTGCAGGAGTTCGGCAACGCGACAGCGTCGTCGGCCAAGTCGCACCCGCTGTACGCCTCGTCGATGGACCTGACGACCAACGTCACGATCCCGTCGTCCTTCGACTCCACGCAGCTCAACCGCACCTTCATCGCGTTGAAGGGCATGAAGATCCCGTCGGGCGCGCGCTACTGCAACTACAACTCCGGCAGCGTCTGCAGTTCGCCGAACTCCGCGTCGAGCACCTTCACGGTGACCTCGTCGACGCCGCAGCGCGTCTGGATGTCCTACTACCCGGCGACCTACTACACCAAGCTGTCGTCGGCGACCTGCCCGACCGGCGCGACCTGCGTCGACGCCCCCGACGGCGCCAAGCTCCAGCGCCACGAGATCAAGGCGGCGAACTACTCGACGACCGCCGAATACAACGCCGCGATCCAGAACTTCGCCAACTGGTTCCAGTACTACCGCAAGCGCAAGCTGATGCTCAGCGCCGCCAGCGGCCAGGTGCTGGAGTCGCTGACCGGCCTGCGCATGGGCGTGGTCAACTTCAACAACCAGGCCAGCGTCACGATGTACGACATCGACTCGACGAGCGCCTCGACCAACGGTCGGCGGCTGGCCGGCATCTTCTACGCGAACCCCTCCAGCGGCGGCACGCCGACGCGCGAGACGCTGAAGTACATCGGCGGCCAGTTCACCGGCAACAGCAGCGTCATCCAGTACGCCTGCCAGCGCAACAACGTCTTCGTCGTCACCGACGGCTTCGCCTACGCCAACAGCGTCTCGCCGCCGAGCTACGACCAGTCGACCTACGGCACCGGCGCGCCCTACGAGACGATCTACAGCAACACGCTGGCCGATCTGGCGCTCGCCTACTACACGATCAACCTCAACAGCACCTTCGCCACCGGCAAGGTGCCCGCGACCACCACCGACACCAACACCAACCTGCACCTGAACACCTACGCGATGACGCTGGGTGCCAAGGGCACGATCTTCGTCGACGAGAACACGGCGGTGCCGACCACGACCTCGGCCTGGCCGAATCCGAGCTCGGACCGCAGCCCGACCGCGGTCGACGACCTCTGGCACGCGACGATCAACGGCCGCGGCAAGATGTACACCGCGTCGACGCCGACCGAGACCGCCGAGCGCATCCAGCTCGCGATGAACGACATGCTGAGCGCCGTCGGTGCCCAGAGCGGGGTCGCGGTCAGCACGGTGAACCTGCTGCGCGGCGACGGCTACGCCTACATGGCGACCTACAACCCGGCCGGCTGGTCGGGCGACCTGACGGCCAACACGATCGACGCCACGACCGCCGTCATCGCGACCGCGCCGTCCTGGTCCGCGGACACCCAGCTGCGCGCCCGCAACCTGACGGACAACCCGCGCCAGATCGCCACCGACAGCGGCAGCGGCGGCGTCGCCTTCACCGCCGCCAACGTCGGCGACACCGTCAACCCGAGCGCCGTCTACGGCACCTCGGCGGACCTCTTCGCCTACCTGCGCGGCGCGCGCACGCTCGAAGGCACGACCTACCGCCGGCGCACCAGCCTGATGGGCGCGGTGATCAACGCCGAGCCGGTCATCAGCCGCAGCGACAACGTCGTCTACCTCGCCTCGGGCGAAGGCATGCTGCACGCCTTCGACATCGCCAAGACGACCGCCAACGACGGCACGGTGAGCTTCGACGGCGACGAGCTCTGGGCCTTCGTGCCCAACGCGGTGCTGCCCGACATCGGCCAGACCGCCAAGCGCGCCTACACCTTCAAGACCCAGCTCGACGGCACGCCGGTGATCGGCAAGACCGGCACGTCGAGCAAGCTGCTCGTCGCCGGCATGGGCGCGGCGGGCCGCAACTACTACGCGCTGGACGTCAGCGACCCCCGCAGCAACACCGAGGCCAACGCCGCCTCCTGGGTGAAGTGGCAGTTCCCGGGGGCGTCGACCAGCAGCTACACGAGCAAGGTCGGCCAGACGCTGGGCAAACCCGTCATCGCCAAGGTCGGCGAGAACTACCGCGTCATCGTCACCTCGGGCTACAACGCGACCGTCGACAACCGCGGCCGGCTGTTCGTGCTCGACAAGGACACCGGCGCCGTCGTCAACGAGTACGTGACGAGCGACAGCTCGCCGGCCAGCGACACCGGCCTGGCGCACGTCTCCGGCTACCTCGAGGACGACGGCACGGTGCGCTACGTCTACGGCGGCGACCTGCTGGGCAACCTCTGGCGCTTCGACCTGACGCTCGAGCCGACGAACGCCAACGCCGTCGTCAAGGTGGCGGTGCTCAAGGACACCAGCGGCAACCTGCAGCCGGTGACGGCGGCGCCCGAACTGGTCGGCATCGACAGCCGGCGCGTCGTCCTGATCGGCACCGGGCGCCTGCTCGCCGTCAGCGACTTCGGCAGCAGCCGGGTGCAGACCTTCTACGCCATCGCCGACGGCAGCACGCTGGGCCTCACCGGCAGCACCGGGGCGCGCGCCTCGCTGGTCAAACGCGTCTACACGCGCAACACCAGCACCGGCAACGGCGCCATCACCGACAAGGACGGCGACGCCTCGGACAACGAACGCTTCGACGCCATCGACTGGACGACGCAACGCGGCTGGTACATGGACCTGCCCGCCGGTGAACAGGCCAACACCAGCCCGTCGGTGGCCTACGGCGCGATCGCGTTCACGACCAACGTCGCCGGCCGGACCGACTGCACCGCCTCGTCGTGGCTGTACATCCTCGACTTCAAGACCGGCTCGGTCTACGAGAACTCGAGCTTCGTCTCGACCCAGATCTCGCCGGTGGCCAACGCTTCCGGGGTCAACGCCGTCGTCACCACCGACGGCAAGGTGCGCGGCCTGGTGCAGACGACCAACGGCGACCCGACCACCAAGGACCTGGCGCTCAAGCCGACGATCCCCTCGGCGAAGAACTCCTGGCGCGAGGTGCGCAGCGAGTGA
- a CDS encoding histidine phosphatase family protein — translation MNEATRLVVLRHGETDWNVGQRIQGQLDIGLNRVGRWQAARAAEALADEGLEAIYSSDLLRAADTAAAIGAVAGLPVTPEPGLRERAFGRFEGQAFPEIEQRWPEETLRWRRRDPQWGPEGGERLVDFYGRVVPTVLALAARHPGQTIAVVAHGGVLDCLYRAATRIALDAPRTWTLGNASINRLLHADGALVLVGWNDHGHLEGGLDDASA, via the coding sequence ATGAACGAGGCCACCCGCCTCGTCGTGCTGCGGCACGGGGAGACCGACTGGAACGTCGGCCAGCGCATCCAGGGGCAGCTCGACATCGGCCTGAACCGCGTCGGCCGCTGGCAGGCGGCGCGCGCCGCCGAGGCGCTGGCCGACGAAGGCCTGGAGGCGATCTACAGCAGCGACCTCCTGCGCGCTGCCGACACCGCGGCGGCGATCGGCGCCGTCGCCGGCCTGCCGGTGACGCCCGAGCCCGGGCTGCGCGAACGCGCCTTCGGCCGTTTCGAGGGCCAGGCCTTCCCGGAGATCGAGCAGCGCTGGCCCGAGGAGACGCTGCGCTGGCGCCGGCGCGACCCGCAATGGGGCCCCGAAGGCGGCGAGCGCCTGGTCGATTTCTACGGCCGTGTCGTGCCGACGGTGCTGGCGCTGGCCGCCCGCCACCCGGGGCAGACGATCGCCGTCGTCGCCCACGGCGGCGTGCTGGACTGCCTGTACCGCGCCGCGACACGCATCGCGCTGGACGCGCCGCGCACCTGGACGCTGGGCAACGCCAGCATCAACCGCCTGCTGCACGCCGACGGCGCGCTGGTGCTGGTCGGCTGGAACGACCACGGCCACCTCGAAGGTGGCCTGGACGACGCCTCGGCCTGA
- a CDS encoding YbhB/YbcL family Raf kinase inhibitor-like protein, whose protein sequence is MKLWSDSWTNGDRIPARYAAGRLDEAGQVGFGENLNPHLAWSDVPAEARSLVLICHDFDVPSRPDDVNQPDREVPADLERVDFFHWVLVDLPPRPAVIAEGEYSRGFTPRGKPGPDLPNGARQGLNDYTGWFAGDAQFAGQYHGYDGPFPPFNDSLVHHYVFTLYAVVLDRLPVEGSFTGPVVRRALAGHVCAEATFSGTYTLNRRLVR, encoded by the coding sequence ATGAAACTCTGGAGCGACAGCTGGACCAACGGCGACCGCATCCCGGCGCGCTACGCCGCCGGCCGTCTCGACGAGGCGGGGCAGGTCGGCTTCGGCGAGAACCTCAACCCGCACCTCGCCTGGAGCGACGTGCCGGCCGAGGCGCGCTCGCTGGTGCTGATCTGCCACGACTTCGACGTGCCCAGCCGTCCCGACGACGTCAACCAGCCCGACCGCGAGGTGCCGGCCGACCTCGAGCGCGTGGACTTCTTCCACTGGGTGCTCGTCGACCTGCCGCCGCGCCCGGCGGTCATCGCCGAGGGCGAGTACAGCCGCGGCTTCACGCCTCGCGGCAAACCCGGCCCGGATCTGCCCAACGGCGCGCGCCAGGGCCTGAACGACTACACCGGCTGGTTCGCGGGCGATGCCCAGTTCGCCGGCCAGTACCACGGCTACGACGGTCCGTTCCCGCCGTTCAACGACTCGCTGGTGCACCACTACGTGTTCACGCTCTACGCCGTCGTGCTCGACCGTCTGCCGGTCGAGGGCTCGTTCACCGGCCCGGTGGTGCGGCGTGCGCTGGCCGGCCACGTCTGCGCCGAAGCCACCTTCTCGGGTACCTACACGCTGAACCGGCGTCTCGTGCGGTGA
- a CDS encoding DUF1840 domain-containing protein — translation MIYKFKSQATGDLIMLGPHGDRVLRLIGREPAPKGIIEVGAMDAAIDALEQAAVEDDEARREASAGDAGEAARVARQVSLRSRVWPMIQMLRRAREADEPIVWGV, via the coding sequence ATGATCTACAAGTTCAAGAGCCAGGCCACCGGCGACCTGATCATGCTCGGGCCGCACGGCGACCGCGTGCTGCGCCTGATCGGGCGCGAGCCCGCGCCCAAGGGCATCATCGAGGTCGGCGCGATGGACGCCGCGATCGACGCGCTCGAACAGGCCGCCGTCGAGGACGACGAGGCCCGCCGCGAGGCGTCGGCCGGCGATGCGGGGGAGGCGGCGCGCGTCGCGCGCCAGGTCTCGCTGCGCAGCCGCGTCTGGCCGATGATCCAGATGCTGCGCCGCGCCCGCGAGGCCGACGAGCCGATCGTCTGGGGAGTCTGA
- a CDS encoding class I SAM-dependent methyltransferase, which produces MLDELVLDRLGGLAPAAARALAVELPDGRRVGPGDAAVLLRARSWRALAPLLRGRIGRIARDYVEGRVELEGPMHRIIELAGELVPDTAPTAASRAGPLDWLRSAWRHRPQRDAWQVRRHYDVSDAFYALWLDPRRVYSCAYWAQPGLTLAQAQEAKLELVCRKLLLRPGLRLLDIGAGWGALLLWAAEHHGVQATGITLSRHQQAHVERLIDERGLRGRVQMRLLDWRDLPEDEPWDRIASVGMFEHVGRARLPAYFAKIRRLLAPGGLLLNHGITAGGTRNAQLGAGIGDFVERHIFPGGELLHVSHVLRVMAEQGLETVDMENLRPHYARTLWSWSDALEARLEAARRVADERTLRAFRLYLAGSAMGFERGWMALHQLLATRPSGRLGEGALRGAQSAYPFNRQYVYSAG; this is translated from the coding sequence ATGCTCGACGAGCTCGTGCTCGACCGCCTCGGCGGCCTGGCGCCCGCGGCCGCCCGGGCGCTGGCCGTCGAACTGCCCGACGGCCGCCGCGTCGGGCCGGGCGACGCCGCGGTGCTGCTGCGGGCGCGCTCCTGGCGTGCGCTGGCGCCGCTGCTGCGCGGGCGCATCGGCCGCATCGCGCGCGATTACGTCGAGGGCCGCGTCGAGCTCGAAGGGCCGATGCACCGCATCATCGAGCTCGCCGGCGAACTGGTGCCCGACACGGCCCCGACGGCCGCGTCGCGCGCCGGCCCGCTGGACTGGCTGCGTTCGGCCTGGCGCCACCGCCCGCAGCGCGACGCCTGGCAGGTGCGCCGCCACTACGACGTCTCCGACGCGTTCTATGCGCTGTGGCTGGACCCGCGGCGCGTCTATTCCTGCGCCTACTGGGCGCAGCCGGGGCTGACGCTGGCGCAGGCGCAGGAGGCCAAGCTGGAACTGGTGTGCCGCAAGCTGCTGCTGCGCCCGGGCCTGCGCCTGCTGGACATCGGCGCCGGCTGGGGCGCGCTGCTGCTGTGGGCCGCCGAGCACCACGGCGTCCAGGCCACCGGCATCACGCTGTCGCGCCACCAGCAGGCGCACGTCGAGCGCCTGATCGACGAGCGCGGGCTGCGCGGGCGGGTGCAGATGCGGCTGCTGGACTGGCGCGATCTGCCCGAAGACGAGCCCTGGGACCGCATCGCCTCGGTCGGCATGTTCGAGCACGTCGGCCGGGCGCGGCTGCCGGCCTACTTCGCCAAGATCCGCCGCCTGCTGGCGCCCGGCGGCCTGCTGCTGAACCACGGCATCACCGCCGGGGGCACGCGCAACGCCCAGCTCGGCGCCGGCATCGGCGACTTCGTCGAACGCCACATCTTCCCCGGCGGCGAGCTGCTGCACGTCTCGCACGTGCTGCGCGTGATGGCCGAGCAGGGGCTGGAGACGGTGGACATGGAGAACCTGCGGCCGCACTATGCGCGCACGCTGTGGAGCTGGTCCGACGCGCTGGAGGCGCGGCTGGAGGCGGCGCGCCGCGTCGCCGACGAGCGCACGCTGCGCGCCTTCCGCCTGTACCTGGCCGGCAGCGCGATGGGCTTCGAGCGCGGCTGGATGGCGCTGCACCAGTTGCTGGCCACGCGGCCCAGCGGCCGTCTGGGCGAAGGTGCGCTGCGCGGAGCACAATCGGCCTACCCGTTCAACCGCCAGTACGTCTACTCAGCCGGATGA